The Stigmatella aurantiaca DW4/3-1 genome contains the following window.
CTACAGGGATGTGGCGCACCGTAACAGCGACCCTTGGAGCGTCAATTTTTCAGCGGGCGCGCCGCTCCAGCTCCAGCAAGGGCATCTCCAGCACCACCACCGTGCCGTGGCGGCAGGTGGGATGGAAGTCCGCCGCGTCCAACTCCCCCAGCAGGGCGCGCAACTGGGCATCGGTGAGCTTGTCCGAGGCCGTCTGGGCGGCGTGGCAGGCCATCACCCGGAGCGCCTCGGCCAGGCCCACCGCGTCGGGCGGAGTCCCCGCCGGGGGCAGCGCGTGGGAGAGGGCCTCCAGCAAGGCACGAGGGTCGGCGCCCTCCAGCCCCGGGGGAACCGCCTTGAGCGCGAAGCTCGTTCCCCCAAAAGGCTCCACATCGATGCCCAGCAACGCGAGCGACTCGCGCCCTCCCATCAGGGCCCGGGCCGCCGGCACCGGCAACTCCACCGTGGTGCCAAAGAGCGAGGGGGGCGGCGTCTTGCCCTCCTCCAACAGGCGGTGAAAGTCCATCAGCCGCACACGCTCCAGGGCCGCGTGCGGATCCAGCACCACCAGCGTGCCGCCGGGGCCCTCGCAGACCTGGAAGCGCCCCCCCAGCACCCCCATGGGCCGCAGCGCCGCGAAGTAGCCCGGGGGCGGGGCCTCGTTGAGCTGGGGCAGCGCCTGCCCGAAGGCGGGGGCCCGGCCCATGGGCACCGGGGCCGCGGGCACCAGGGACAAGGAGGCCGGCGCATCCGCCGCCGAGGGCAGCGGCAGCGGCGCACCCCAGGTGGCCTCCTGGGCCCGGGTGAGGAAGCGCTCCACGGCCTGGGCGTAGTGGGCGGCCTGGCGCCGGGGGTCTCCCCCCTCCGGCGGCGTGGGGCCGAGCCAGGGGGCTGCCCGGAGCGTGCGGACGATGGCGGCCAGCACCGCGTCGTACACGCCGCGCGAGTCGGCGAAGCGCACCTCCATCTTCTGCGGGTGCACGTTCACATCCACCGCGTGGGGCTCCACGTCGATGAAGAGCACCACCAACGGCTGGCGCCCGGAAGGCAGGTATTCCTGGTAACCCCGCTGGATGGCGCCGATGAGGCCCCGGTCCCTCACATAGCGGTGGTTGACGAAGGTGTAGATGCCTCGCGCCGTGGGCAGGGTGTACTCGGGAGAGGCGATGTGGCCGGTGATGCTCAGCCCCAGCCGCCGCTCCTCCACCGAGAAGAGGTGGGGGTGCACGTCCGTGCCCAGCGCCGCGGCGATGCGCTCGGTGGGATCCTCCGGGCAGGCGGGGCTGGTGAACAGCGGCAGCCCCCCGTGCTCCACCAGGAAGGACACCTCCGGGTGCGCCAAGGCGATCCGGATGACGGCCTCCTCCACGTGCTTGAGCTCCGTCTCCCCCCGGCGCATGAACTTCAGCCGCGCGGGCGTGTTGTAGAAGAGGTCCTCCACCGTCATCACCGTGCCCACACGTGGGGGCGCCTCCTCGACGTGGAGCCCTGCCCCCCCCTCCACCGTCACCCGGGTGCCCACCTCCGCCTCGGGCTCGGCGGTGTGCAGCGTGAAGCGCGACACGGCGGCGATGGCCGGCAGCGCCTCGCCCCGGAAACCCTTGCTGACGAGGTTCTCCAGGTCGTCCAGCTCGCGCAGCTTGCTGGTGGCGTGACGCTCCAGGCACAGCACCGCGTCCTCGCGCCCCATGCCATGTCCGTCATCGGACACGACGATGCGCTGCAAGCCTCCCCCCTCCAGCGCCACCTGGACCGTGTGGGCCCCCGCATCGAGCGAGTTCTCCACCAGCTCCTTCACCACCGAGGCGGGGCGTTCCACCACCTCACCGGCGGCGATCTTGTTGATGAGGTCGTCTCGAAGTCGGGCGATGCGGGCCATGGTGCGATGGAGCCTCTCAGGGTAGGACATGGCTCGCAACACCCAGTGCGTTGGCCTCCTTTCTTTGCGGGAAAGGCT
Protein-coding sequences here:
- the mutL gene encoding DNA mismatch repair endonuclease MutL translates to MARIARLRDDLINKIAAGEVVERPASVVKELVENSLDAGAHTVQVALEGGGLQRIVVSDDGHGMGREDAVLCLERHATSKLRELDDLENLVSKGFRGEALPAIAAVSRFTLHTAEPEAEVGTRVTVEGGAGLHVEEAPPRVGTVMTVEDLFYNTPARLKFMRRGETELKHVEEAVIRIALAHPEVSFLVEHGGLPLFTSPACPEDPTERIAAALGTDVHPHLFSVEERRLGLSITGHIASPEYTLPTARGIYTFVNHRYVRDRGLIGAIQRGYQEYLPSGRQPLVVLFIDVEPHAVDVNVHPQKMEVRFADSRGVYDAVLAAIVRTLRAAPWLGPTPPEGGDPRRQAAHYAQAVERFLTRAQEATWGAPLPLPSAADAPASLSLVPAAPVPMGRAPAFGQALPQLNEAPPPGYFAALRPMGVLGGRFQVCEGPGGTLVVLDPHAALERVRLMDFHRLLEEGKTPPPSLFGTTVELPVPAARALMGGRESLALLGIDVEPFGGTSFALKAVPPGLEGADPRALLEALSHALPPAGTPPDAVGLAEALRVMACHAAQTASDKLTDAQLRALLGELDAADFHPTCRHGTVVVLEMPLLELERRAR